In Desulfomonile tiedjei DSM 6799, a genomic segment contains:
- a CDS encoding AAA family ATPase: MKRPSETINQLVHAICGVLVGKEREIRNVLIGLLARGHVLIEDIPGVGKTLLALAAARAMGVRFRRIQFTSDTLPSDVVGVNVFDPKTSEFEFKEGPIFTEVLLADEINRTTPRTQSALLEAMAEGKVSVDGITRKLPPSFFVLATMNPVERFGSFDLPESQLDRFMLTITLGYPDRKHEREILERDIEHNFAERIEAVTDPEGLAVLQERVREVHIDASVMDYVLDIVHATRFHPQIKLGLSSRGALHLKRAMQALALMEDRDYVIPSDLRRIFVSVALHRVLITGPVEGSVREMKKTILNDVLQSVNGPI; this comes from the coding sequence ATGAAAAGGCCGTCCGAAACAATCAATCAACTGGTACATGCGATTTGCGGAGTCCTTGTCGGCAAGGAAAGAGAAATTAGAAACGTCCTTATAGGGCTGCTTGCACGAGGACACGTCCTGATTGAAGATATTCCCGGAGTCGGAAAGACTCTCCTGGCTTTGGCAGCAGCTCGGGCTATGGGGGTGCGTTTTCGACGGATCCAGTTCACGAGCGATACATTGCCATCCGACGTAGTCGGGGTGAATGTATTCGATCCCAAGACATCCGAATTTGAATTCAAAGAGGGACCGATCTTTACTGAGGTTCTTCTTGCTGATGAGATAAACCGGACTACACCCAGGACTCAGTCCGCATTGTTGGAAGCGATGGCGGAAGGAAAAGTATCGGTAGACGGGATCACTCGCAAGTTACCCCCATCATTCTTCGTGTTAGCGACCATGAACCCGGTGGAACGATTCGGTTCTTTCGATCTTCCCGAGAGCCAGTTGGATCGCTTTATGCTCACAATCACTCTCGGGTATCCCGATCGGAAGCATGAGAGGGAGATTCTGGAGAGAGATATCGAGCATAATTTTGCTGAACGCATTGAGGCCGTGACCGATCCGGAAGGTTTAGCGGTGCTCCAGGAACGCGTCCGTGAGGTCCATATCGATGCGTCGGTGATGGACTATGTTCTGGATATCGTTCATGCAACGAGATTTCATCCGCAAATCAAACTCGGACTTTCATCCCGAGGCGCCCTTCATCTCAAACGAGCCATGCAGGCGCTTGCACTCATGGAAGACAGGGATTATGTGATACCATCAGACCTGCGGAGAATATTCGTGTCCGTTGCCTTGCACAGAGTGCTCATTACTGGGCCGGTGGAAGGCAGTGTGAGAGAAATGAAGAAAACCATTTTGAATGACGTACTCCAATCGGTCAACGGACCGATCTGA
- a CDS encoding efflux RND transporter periplasmic adaptor subunit codes for MNPKGLKEIRLLCRLVLLLSLCSSFSACSRSDMQAHKEPPPVPVSIAETVQQDTPFFLDAIGNVAALNTVDVKSRVTGELIRSFFKAGDYLTAGQEMFTIDPAPFEAKVKEAQAKLNQSRVQYEQARREYARFQVLYSEKAVSQEQLETKQVDMNSKLYQMELIQAELETARLNLGYCFIKCPLDGESGEIFIDNFNIVNANQDRLVTLKQIKPIKVKFSVPGKYLDQLRKYHAEGNVTVYVSGTSTEDLTAGRLTLIDNAINLKTGMIPLEATFENTDGKLWPGQFVRVRLELTVSKNAILVPQRSVNEGPQGQYVWVMNSDSTVAIKPVKIDRRNGEMVVLAGGLGAGERVITDGQLLLRPGAKVLVRSETQLKQVEKTPNMKTSESGS; via the coding sequence ATGAATCCTAAAGGGTTGAAAGAGATTCGGCTGCTCTGCCGGCTGGTCCTTCTTCTGAGTCTGTGCTCGAGCTTTTCAGCTTGTAGCAGATCCGATATGCAAGCCCACAAAGAACCGCCCCCGGTTCCCGTTTCCATTGCTGAAACGGTGCAGCAGGACACTCCCTTTTTTCTGGATGCAATCGGGAACGTTGCCGCGTTGAATACAGTTGACGTGAAATCGAGAGTCACCGGAGAACTCATCAGGAGCTTCTTCAAAGCGGGGGATTATCTTACGGCAGGACAGGAGATGTTTACCATCGATCCTGCTCCCTTCGAAGCAAAAGTAAAGGAAGCGCAAGCGAAGCTCAACCAATCAAGGGTACAATATGAGCAAGCCCGGCGCGAATACGCGCGGTTTCAGGTACTCTATTCTGAAAAAGCAGTGAGTCAGGAGCAGCTTGAGACAAAACAGGTTGATATGAATTCCAAATTGTACCAGATGGAGCTTATTCAGGCTGAACTTGAAACAGCCCGTCTCAATCTGGGCTACTGCTTCATAAAATGTCCTTTGGATGGAGAATCAGGCGAAATCTTCATAGATAATTTCAACATTGTGAATGCCAATCAAGATCGCCTGGTAACTCTGAAGCAAATCAAACCGATCAAGGTAAAATTTTCCGTGCCTGGAAAATACCTCGACCAATTGAGGAAGTATCATGCAGAGGGAAACGTTACGGTGTACGTTTCCGGCACCAGTACGGAAGACCTCACCGCCGGGCGCCTCACTTTGATTGACAATGCCATTAACCTCAAAACGGGCATGATTCCTCTTGAAGCGACGTTCGAAAATACAGATGGAAAGTTGTGGCCCGGCCAGTTCGTGCGTGTGCGGTTGGAACTCACGGTCAGCAAGAATGCCATTCTGGTCCCCCAAAGATCGGTGAACGAAGGACCCCAGGGACAATATGTGTGGGTGATGAACTCGGATAGCACCGTAGCAATAAAACCCGTGAAGATTGACCGAAGAAACGGAGAAATGGTTGTGCTCGCCGGAGGATTGGGTGCGGGAGAAAGAGTAATAACGGACGGGCAGCTCCTGTTGCGTCCGGGAGCGAAAGTCCTCGTCAGATCCGAGACGCAGCTCAAGCAGGTCGAGAAGACTCCTAATATGAAGACTTCGGAAAGCGGTTCATAG